In Vibrio japonicus, one DNA window encodes the following:
- a CDS encoding type II secretion system F family protein, with protein MPLFQYQGRNLQGASVSGELEAATHDAAAEQLMNKGIIPIQLHESKGASALSLSLKQLITPAIPLDVLVIFCRQLHSLTKAGVPLLRSFHGLAANCQNKQLKYALEEVIHELTNGRSLAASMKKHSRVFSPLFVSMINVGENTGHLDSALLQLSHYYEQELETRKRIKTAMRYPTFVISFIVIAMFVLNIKVIPQFTSMFQRFGVDLPLPTRILLTTSDFFVSYWHLLLALILGGLFGFTAWLKTQSGREKWDKFRLKMPIVGPIINRAQMSRFSRTFSLMLKAGVPLNRSLSLAAEALGNKYLENRLMEMKSSIEAGGAISSTAINSGIFPPLVIQMISVGEETGRIDELLVEVADFYDREVDYDLKTLTARIEPILLVLVAGMVLILALGIFLPMWGMLDAIKG; from the coding sequence ATGCCATTGTTTCAGTACCAAGGTCGAAATTTGCAAGGCGCGTCTGTTTCCGGTGAGCTGGAAGCAGCGACACATGATGCTGCCGCAGAGCAACTTATGAACAAGGGCATCATCCCAATACAGCTTCATGAAAGCAAAGGGGCAAGTGCGCTGAGTTTGAGCTTAAAGCAGTTAATAACGCCAGCCATACCGTTGGATGTTTTGGTGATATTCTGCCGTCAGCTTCATAGTTTGACGAAGGCTGGTGTTCCTTTGCTCCGCTCGTTTCATGGTTTGGCTGCGAATTGCCAAAACAAGCAATTGAAATATGCGCTGGAAGAGGTGATTCATGAACTGACCAATGGTCGCAGTTTAGCGGCGTCTATGAAAAAGCACTCTCGCGTGTTCAGCCCATTGTTCGTTTCCATGATCAATGTTGGTGAAAATACTGGTCATCTGGACTCGGCATTACTGCAACTCTCCCATTATTACGAACAAGAGCTGGAAACGCGCAAACGAATCAAAACCGCGATGCGTTACCCGACGTTTGTGATCAGCTTTATTGTGATTGCTATGTTTGTCTTAAACATCAAAGTGATCCCGCAGTTCACCAGTATGTTTCAGCGATTTGGCGTCGACTTACCTCTCCCAACGCGGATTTTATTAACAACATCTGACTTTTTTGTTAGTTACTGGCACTTACTGCTTGCGTTGATTTTGGGTGGGTTATTTGGTTTTACCGCATGGTTAAAAACACAATCAGGTCGGGAAAAATGGGACAAGTTCCGCTTAAAGATGCCGATCGTTGGTCCGATTATCAATCGAGCTCAAATGTCACGTTTTTCACGAACCTTTTCTCTGATGTTAAAAGCCGGCGTGCCATTGAACCGCTCGCTCTCTTTAGCCGCTGAGGCGCTGGGGAATAAGTATCTGGAGAATCGCTTGATGGAGATGAAATCGTCAATCGAAGCGGGGGGCGCAATCTCTTCTACAGCGATTAATAGTGGTATTTTCCCTCCATTGGTGATCCAAATGATCTCCGTTGGGGAAGAGACGGGGCGTATTGATGAGCTGTTAGTTGAGGTAGCAGACTTTTATGATCGTGAAGTCGATTACGATCTTAAAACGCTCACAGCTAGGATAGAACCGATACTTTTGGTACTTGTAGCTGGCATGGTATTGATCCTTGCATTGGGTATTTTCTTACCAATGTGGGGAATGCTAGATGCTATTAAAGGATAG
- a CDS encoding prepilin-type N-terminal cleavage/methylation domain-containing protein, with translation MDNKQSGFTLVELVVVIVVVGLLAVAALPKFLDVTDEAKKASVEGVAGGFATGVLSARAQWEAESRPSKTISGEKLNTVNYDGIEFWLTRAKTSDGSDTGFRDGYPIALYKDGASFPNSLTTQACVDLMDNLLQNPPSVDTVDNATANSNIKYSAQADSDNSTCTYIQQEGGTDKHQFVYEVNTGRVAVTLQ, from the coding sequence ATGGACAATAAACAGTCAGGTTTTACGCTGGTCGAGCTGGTTGTGGTAATTGTCGTTGTCGGCCTGTTAGCGGTCGCAGCCCTACCTAAGTTTTTAGATGTCACTGACGAAGCCAAAAAAGCAAGCGTGGAAGGTGTTGCTGGTGGCTTTGCAACGGGGGTTTTGTCCGCTCGTGCGCAGTGGGAAGCGGAGTCTCGACCTTCTAAAACCATCAGTGGTGAGAAGCTCAATACCGTCAATTACGATGGCATTGAGTTTTGGTTAACTCGCGCAAAAACAAGCGATGGCAGTGATACGGGCTTTCGTGATGGTTATCCAATTGCTTTGTATAAGGATGGGGCAAGTTTTCCTAACAGTTTAACCACACAAGCGTGTGTTGATCTGATGGACAACTTGTTGCAAAACCCACCGAGCGTCGATACGGTGGACAACGCAACAGCCAATTCAAACATTAAATATTCCGCACAAGCTGATAGTGATAATTCAACGTGTACTTACATTCAGCAAGAAGGTGGTACTGATAAACATCAGTTTGTGTATGAAGTTAATACTGGTCGTGTGGCCGTAACGCTGCAGTAG
- a CDS encoding prepilin-type N-terminal cleavage/methylation domain-containing protein: MKKQGGFTLIELVVVIVILGILAVTAAPRFLNLQDDAREASLEGLRGAIAGAMGISYGRSAVKGLEATAYVAGETKTVVGGIVHHYGYPTAVSDKTANLGGILQALDLSDDFSVLASDKSNDATDQSNEWIDIGFTGYTEKCVRYIAAKDATTPAKVELIEGEAGKCGLTAP, from the coding sequence ATGAAAAAACAAGGCGGCTTCACCCTAATCGAACTAGTGGTGGTCATTGTTATTCTGGGTATTTTGGCTGTAACAGCGGCTCCAAGATTTCTAAATTTGCAAGACGATGCGCGTGAAGCTTCTTTAGAAGGGCTACGTGGTGCAATTGCAGGAGCAATGGGGATCTCCTACGGCCGATCAGCGGTTAAAGGTCTTGAGGCAACGGCTTATGTAGCTGGCGAAACGAAAACAGTTGTTGGCGGTATTGTTCATCACTATGGCTACCCAACAGCAGTTAGTGATAAGACCGCTAATTTAGGTGGGATACTTCAAGCTCTCGATTTATCAGATGATTTTTCCGTATTGGCATCTGATAAGAGCAATGATGCAACCGATCAAAGCAATGAATGGATTGATATAGGCTTTACAGGCTATACAGAGAAGTGTGTCCGTTATATAGCAGCAAAAGATGCAACGACTCCTGCAAAGGTTGAGCTTATTGAAGGGGAGGCAGGTAAGTGTGGCCTCACTGCTCCGTAA
- a CDS encoding type II secretion system protein gives MDIKPARGFTLVELIVVILLLAIVSVYAASRMFGRDSVAAMVVRQQVISVIRQVQVNRMQSNVDLSNVTGDSSFVLAVNSDCIGSQQACALKADTRSDWVDSDGNGVFFSVNTSPIINFDLLGNPLDSSASGAVITISSSQDKCEVKINAQGYVFSGDCS, from the coding sequence ATGGACATTAAACCTGCCCGGGGCTTTACCTTGGTTGAACTTATCGTGGTTATTTTATTGCTTGCTATTGTCTCCGTGTACGCTGCTAGTCGTATGTTCGGTCGCGACAGTGTGGCAGCGATGGTGGTTCGACAGCAGGTTATATCGGTTATTCGCCAAGTTCAGGTGAATCGAATGCAGTCCAACGTAGACCTCAGTAACGTCACTGGCGATAGCAGTTTTGTCTTAGCGGTAAACTCAGACTGTATTGGCTCCCAGCAAGCCTGCGCTCTTAAAGCTGATACTCGAAGCGACTGGGTAGATAGCGATGGAAACGGCGTGTTTTTTTCTGTCAATACCAGCCCAATCATCAACTTTGATCTATTAGGAAATCCGCTCGACAGCTCTGCCTCGGGTGCAGTGATCACCATTTCTTCGTCACAGGATAAATGTGAAGTAAAGATCAACGCTCAAGGTTATGTCTTTTCCGGAGACTGCTCATGA
- a CDS encoding type IV pilus modification PilV family protein, with amino-acid sequence MRKGRGFTLIESIIVMVILAFAMITISNFLVPQIARSANPHYQVRAAALGQSVMSIILARGFDENSDFNGGDIRCGETALSGAACSSELKNEETEIISYNDVDDYKGCWEPEGRNGCKDLNKLLGDSVTTYKNFRLDVDITYQEAQKVKHIALTISASNQTTVKLHAYKGNY; translated from the coding sequence ATGAGGAAAGGGCGTGGCTTCACTCTTATTGAAAGCATTATTGTGATGGTGATTCTGGCTTTTGCCATGATCACCATTTCTAATTTCTTGGTGCCGCAAATTGCTCGGTCAGCCAATCCACATTATCAAGTGCGCGCTGCTGCTTTAGGGCAGAGTGTGATGTCGATTATTTTAGCCCGAGGATTTGATGAAAATAGTGATTTTAATGGTGGGGATATTCGATGTGGTGAAACGGCACTAAGCGGCGCTGCTTGCTCTTCCGAATTGAAAAATGAAGAGACAGAGATAATTTCATACAACGATGTTGATGACTACAAAGGTTGCTGGGAACCCGAGGGAAGAAATGGTTGTAAGGATCTGAATAAGCTCCTTGGCGACAGTGTGACGACCTATAAAAACTTCCGCTTGGATGTCGACATCACGTATCAGGAGGCTCAAAAGGTTAAGCATATTGCTCTGACTATATCAGCCTCAAACCAAACGACAGTTAAACTGCATGCGTATAAGGGAAACTACTGA
- a CDS encoding PilW family protein translates to MNRKGFTLIEMVITLIVGSILVFGIAGFVELGARGYSDTIERQRLQTQAKFVLEKISREVRHAVPNMLSDELISGANCLSFYPIITSGFYAVSGADLQFVVGSKSASVDTIKDLSLVINPTVSAASQSNIFPLTSVTSDRETFYLAGMADEVKGNSVSNRHYIFDAQGKVSYCIINQRVQRLENGLDVTPISDSGVLGQLSYDAATVQHNGVVSISLTFTNEKDDESTSFQQKIQVLNVP, encoded by the coding sequence ATGAATCGTAAAGGATTTACCCTTATCGAAATGGTCATCACCCTGATTGTGGGGAGTATCCTTGTGTTTGGTATTGCGGGTTTTGTCGAGTTGGGTGCGAGGGGGTACAGCGATACTATTGAACGTCAGAGACTTCAGACTCAAGCTAAGTTTGTATTGGAAAAAATCAGCCGAGAAGTGCGTCACGCTGTGCCCAACATGTTGTCGGATGAACTTATCTCAGGCGCAAACTGTCTCTCGTTTTACCCTATTATCACGTCTGGCTTCTATGCCGTATCAGGAGCAGATTTACAGTTTGTGGTGGGGAGCAAAAGTGCTTCTGTAGACACAATCAAGGATTTGTCCCTTGTGATTAATCCGACCGTTTCTGCCGCGTCACAAAGCAACATTTTTCCACTTACCAGTGTAACAAGTGATAGGGAAACGTTTTATCTCGCAGGTATGGCTGACGAGGTGAAAGGAAATTCGGTTTCCAATCGGCATTACATCTTTGATGCACAAGGAAAGGTGAGTTACTGCATTATTAATCAACGCGTACAGAGGCTGGAAAATGGACTGGATGTGACGCCAATTTCTGACTCAGGTGTGTTAGGTCAGCTTAGTTATGACGCGGCGACAGTGCAGCACAATGGTGTTGTCAGTATTTCACTGACGTTTACCAACGAAAAGGACGATGAGTCGACAAGCTTCCAACAAAAAATTCAGGTGTTAAATGTCCCTTAA
- a CDS encoding MSHA biogenesis protein MshP: protein MSLKRKQTGSLYIVVIFVLVVMGFLAMSLSRIEWSNNDAHTKDIIGLQAALLAHSANELALIELYPFRSSPSAAFDVSGACSALSGAVKTIPSAVDCQGVQISCEPRGGELADGKRLYVIRSEAICGTGINTMQRSQEVWVRE from the coding sequence ATGTCCCTTAAACGTAAACAAACTGGCAGCTTATATATTGTTGTGATTTTTGTTCTGGTCGTCATGGGGTTTCTGGCGATGAGCTTAAGTCGTATTGAATGGTCCAATAATGATGCACACACCAAAGACATTATTGGCCTACAGGCTGCGTTGTTAGCCCACTCTGCAAATGAGTTAGCACTCATCGAGTTGTATCCATTTCGCTCCTCTCCATCCGCTGCTTTTGATGTTTCAGGCGCTTGCAGTGCTCTAAGTGGCGCAGTCAAAACGATCCCGTCAGCCGTCGATTGCCAAGGTGTGCAAATCTCTTGTGAGCCACGTGGTGGAGAACTGGCAGATGGTAAGCGGTTGTATGTGATACGTTCTGAAGCAATATGCGGTACAGGCATTAATACGATGCAGCGCAGTCAAGAAGTGTGGGTGAGGGAATGA